ACTTATAAGCAAAAACTAACAGAAAACATGACGAAAAATAAATAAATTTGTTCACGTAGAATAAGAACCTTCAACACAATATTACGAGACGGTGAACAAACACCAGGAACCACATTAAAACCTTTAACAAATAACAAATTAAATTAAAATTGCACAAACATTAGATGAATGAGTGTTAACGTCATAGAAGCCAGTTTTTCTTCATCAAAAAAGTGAAGTGAAATCATCAAATTAATAAAAAAGAACATCAACACAAAAACAACCAAAAATATAACATGCACTACAAAACCAACTATCACACAGCACATCAACCAGTAATATCAACTTTATATTTTTCCTACACTTGACCTTAATTGTGGGCCGGTAGTTCAGCTGGGAGAATGCCCGCCTTGCACGCGGGAGGTCGCGGGTTCAAATCCCGCCCGGTCCACCAAAATTTTTAATCAAACCCTACCTCGAACTTTTAGAAGGAAATTCTACAATAAAAACAATAGAAAAACCTAGAACTTCAGTTCTAGATGAATTGTCAATAAATTAAACATTTGATTGTTGTATCAATGTTTGAGCGAAGATGAGACTATATGTTCCATTCAAGAGGCTAGTTTGACCAGCCCTTAACTCGGTACGATGAAGCACGAAACTGAAAAACCGAGAATCTCCCGACTTTAGTTGATGAGAGTGTCAAAAATAAGCAATAAAGCAAAATAAATCTAAATCCAAACCTCTCAAATATAATAAATCTTAAACAAAATAATTTGTTTACTAAATAGTTAAATTTATACGTCTCTATTCCCCAATATTTAGTGAGTTGATATGAGCAAAGATCAAATCATAGGCGGACTATTACTCGCAATATCCATAATAGTAATAATAGTCTATGGATGGATCGTCTTCCTCACATCGTGGTCATTATTCCTCCTACAATTAACAGCCTTCATCGCTATAGCCGGCATCTTCGGAATATTAGCATGGATAGGCTACACTCTAGCAACAACACCACCACCAAAACCAATAGAAGAAATCGAAAAAGAAATAGAAAGCGAAACAAAAAAACTTGAAACCACAGAACAAAAACCCCCAGAAGAACAAACCGAAAAGAAAAACCCATGACAACAAACCATACCAAAACCACTCACACAACAAATATTTTCCTCCTATAGTTAATAATTTTTATCTTTTATATGATACAATAAAAATTTTAAATACATCTTCAATTTTATTTATAAGTTTATTTATTAGCAAAGCTTATAAACTCAGTAAAGTTTATAAACTTTTAACACCACATACTTTTGATGTCGGGTGTATACCTATATTGAACTATTTAATTATATGAAGCGTGGTTTGAGGAATGGCGCATGGTTTAAACTCAAAAGGTTGGAGAAAAGCTTGTATAGAGCAACATTACTCTATGCGAAGTTTAAAAAGAGGATAATTAACAGCGAGCTCATCTCACAACTCAACACGATAATCGAAAAGCTCCTCACACCAGGCTTAAAAATCCTTAAAAGAGGCTTCGAAAGAGCAAAGAAACTGGTGGAAGCCTACAAGAAAGGTTATTTATCATGGTGCCCAGAACTCATAGAATGGCTCCAAGACCCAAAATACATCTTCTGGCTAGGACTATAACAAACAGAAAGGAGTCACACAAAAGTTAGCAAACGAATAACGCACAAAATATTAAGCACTCAAATGTATAGATAGGTGTCATGCTAAACCAGAAACTTCTATTAAGAAAGCGCGGAACAACATCAAAATTTCAAAAGACTTCCAATGAAAGATCATAGCAGTTCATTCCTCAGCAGCATAAAAGATATTGGTCAGATTCAAATAGATAGATAGTATTATGCGTATAGCTCTGGTTACGGAGACTTTTCCACCATTCAATGGTGGTTCGTCTAGACGTTATTTCGAAGTCTTTAGGAGGTTAGTCAAGAAGGGTCACGAAGTCGATGTTTTCACCGTTAGGTTGAATGAGAGTTGGAGTAAGTTCGAGGAGATCGATGGATTGAGAGTTTTTAGGACAGACATGGTTTTAAGAAATTTC
This genomic interval from Thermoprotei archaeon contains the following:
- a CDS encoding transcriptional regulator, with protein sequence MSKDQIIGGLLLAISIIVIIVYGWIVFLTSWSLFLLQLTAFIAIAGIFGILAWIGYTLATTPPPKPIEEIEKEIESETKKLETTEQKPPEEQTEKKNP